TGACGGGCGTTCCCTTGCCGTTGAGGTGGCACCATCCCAGATTAAGCTGGGCCGTTGTGTGGCCTTGTTCGGCGGCTTTGGTGTACCAGTAGACGGCCTTGGCCATGTCCACTTCCATGCCCCGGCCGTTGCCGTAACACCAGCCCAGCGTGTATTGGGCCGTGATCTGGCCCTGAAGGGCTGATTTGTGGTACCACACCAGCGCCTTGTCCAGATTGGGCTGCACGCCGAATCCGTTTTCATAACACCACCCCAGGTTATACTGGGCCGTGGCGTGGTTCTGTGTGGCCGCCTCCTCATACCAGTAGGCCGCTTTTTGCGGATTTTTTGGGGTGCCGCTGCCGTTGCCATAGCACCAGGCCAGGTTGTACTGGGCGCGGGGGTCTCCCTGTTCCGCGGCCTGCTGGTACCAGTACACGGCCTGTTCCCAGTTTTTCTGGCTGTTGCTGTTGGCGTAAATCCAGCCGAGGTTGAGCTGGGCCACCGCATGGCCCTGTTCCGCCGCTTTTTTGTACCAGCTGATGGCCTGGTGTTCATCTTTTTCCACGCCCAGCCCGTTGATGTAGCAGAACCCGAGGTCGAATTGCGCGGTGGGGTGCCCCTGTTCCGCGGCTTTCTGATACCAGTAAAAGGCCTTGTCATTATCCTGCGGAGCGCCTATGCCGTTGGAATAGGCCCAGCCGAGGTTGAGCTGGGCCGTAACGTGGCCGAGCTCCGCGGCCTGCTGGTAGCAGTAGAAGGCTTCCTGCTGGTTTTCCACAACCCCGCGCCCCTGTTCATAACTGATCGCCAGCTGGAACAGGGCCTGCGGGTCACCTTTCAGGGCTGTTTGCTGGAGTGTTTCTATATCGACGGAGTAAGTCGAGACGGTGTTTTCCAGCTCGCCGCGGTTGTTGGAAGCGTCATTCATTTCACAGGTACCGCACTGGGAGAGCATGGGAACAATTCATGCTCTCCTGAACCGTGCGTTTGACAATTCTGCACATTTTCCCAGCAATAATCAAGGCTCGTTTTGAATGGGCGGGAGTTTAAGCCTGCCCTGTTCACAGGCGCCGCCTGCGCCGCCACAGCGGAAGGAACAACCCGCAGAGGGCCAGAACCCCGGTGGCGGGCTCCGGAATTCTGAGGTCCCCCAAAGGCGCCGTGAAGCCCTGGATTTCCCCCACCTGGCACCCGGTCAGTCCCAGCTCTTCATAGGAATAGCCGTACACATCCTTTTCTCCATCCAGGCTGGTCAGATAAACGTACTTTTGATCGTCCACCACCACTTTCTGACGGAACATGCCCACGGCGTAGTCATCGGAGTCCGTCAGGTAGACAATCAGATTGCCGTTCGCATCCGTATCGTATCCCCACATGGTGATGGCGTGGCCCCTTCCTTCCTGGCCGATGGTGAGCGTGGTTCCCCAGTTATTGTTGATGTTGTTTTTCAGGATTCCATAGACTCCGTCCCTGTCGTCATGGTTGTAGAAGGTGTAGGAATTGAACAGGGGAGTGTCCGCCACGCCTCCGCCATCCGGAGTATAGGTGACGTTCATATCCAGCTCCTTCCAGTATCCGCCCGGGGAAGCTGGTGAAAAGACGGGCTGGTCTCTGATTTGGGAGTCGGTGGGGAAGAAGACGGAAGGAAGCGTGCTGCCGTTGAACCACCAGTTGTAGGCCTGTTCCACGGAACCTCCGGCGTCCGTCCAGTTGTTCGCGATGGTGTAGTAGATAGCAAGCTGGCCGACTTCCGGCATGGCTGCATAAGTGGCGGATTTTCCGTTGGGCGTGGCCGGGGCCCGGTCGCTCCGCGTATCCTGCCACCATTGCAGGACGTTGGACGCCGCGGCCGCCCAGCAGAGCTGGCTGTCCAGAGGCAGCTTATAGTATTCAGACGGACGGTTTGAAATACTGCCCCAGTCCCATTTGGTTTTTTTGTTGCAGTCATACCAGCCGGAGGATTCAGAGACGTTTTCAAGGAATACCGGAACGGCGCAGGCTATTTCAGGAGACAGGAACACGGCAAGAAACGCCACAGGGAGGAAACGGAGGTTCATAAGCGGACAAAAAGAGAGATTCCCCTACCGTTATAGAAGAATCGGAGCCGGGTCAAGATCAGAGTAGATTTTCCCAATTTTAATGGGAAGAAAGCCAGCGGGAAGTGGGCGCTTCCGGCATGGCCGCCACGGCGGCGGGAGAGCCTTCCGCCACAATGTTCCCGCCATGCCTTCCGGCTCCGGGGCCCATGTCCACCAGGTAATCCGCCGCGTTCAGCAGATCCTTGTGGTGTTCTACGCAGAGGACGGTATGCCCGGCGGCCCTCAGGCGGAAAAGGGCTGTCAGGAGAAGGGCCACTTCATTGAAGTGAAGGCCGCTGGTAGGTTCATCCAGAATGAACAGGGCGCGCTTGCCGTCTTCCGCCAGCTTCCAGGCCGGGGCCTTGGCTAGTTCCGCCGCTATTTTAATGCGCTGGGATTCCCCTCCGGAGAGCGTGTCCGCCCGGCGGTTGAGGCTGAGGTACCCCAGCCCCACGTCCTGCATGCTTTTGAGAATGGCGGTGGCTTTGGGGAGGGAGGAGAAGAAGTCCGCCGCTTCATCCACGGTCAGCGCCAGCGCCTGGGCGATGGATTTTCCCTTCCAGGTAACTTCCAGGGTTTCCCGGTTGTAGCATTGGCCCTGGCAGGCGTCGCAGGGCATCGTGACGTTGCCCAGGAAGTTCATGTCCACTTCAATCATGCCCGTTCCCAGGCACCGTTCGCAGCGCCCTCCGCGGATGTTGGGGGAAAAGCGCGCCGCCGTATACCCCCTCTGCTTGGAAAGGGGGAGCTGGGCGTAAAGGGGGCGCAGCACCTGAAGCAGCCCCGTGGCCGTGGCCGGCGTGGAGCGCGGTGTTTTACCAATGGGGGACTGGTCAATGACGACGAGGCGGTTGAGGTGTTCCGATCCCTGCACAATCCGCGGAACTCCCCTTTTTCCGGTCAGGTCCTGTTTGACGGCAGGAATGAGGCAGTCCCGGACAAGGGTGGATTTTCCGGACCCGGAGGGGCCGGAGATGCAGGTCAGCGTGCCCACCGGAATGTTCAGGGTGACGTTGTTGAGGTTGTGTTTGGACGCTCCCGCCAGGATCAGGCGGCTGGCGGGAAGCGCGCTGTGCGCGGAGGCGGGCATGTTCCGTTTGCCGGAGAGCCATGCCCCGGTGGGGCTCTCCGCGTTTTCCAGAATTTCCGGGAGGGTTCCCTGGGCCAGGATGCGCCCTCCGTTGGCCCCGGAGCCGGGCCCCATGTCCACCAGGTGGTCCGCCGCGTTCAGGATTTGTTCATCGTGCTCCACCACCAGGACGGTGTTGCCCTGGTCCCGGAGGGACTGGAGCGCATGCAGAAGGCGGTCCGTATCGGAAGGGTGCAGCCCCGCCGTAGGCTCGTCCAGAATGTAGAGCACACCGGAAAGGGCTCCCCCCAGTTGGGAGGCCAGGCGCGCCCGCTGCAGTTCCCCGCCGGAGAGGGTGTTCGCCTGACGGTCCAGGGAAAGGTAGGAAAGGCCCAGTTCATTCAGAAAGCGGATGCGCTTGTTGATTTCCGCCATGAGCGGGTTCAGGGCCGCTGCCAGTGAGGCCGGCGTTTCCAGCCGCTCCGCTTCCCCGGCCATGTCTTCCAGCGGCAGGGCCGTCAGTTCCGCCAGGTTGTAGGCCCGGCTGGGGGTGCGCATGGTCACGGCCAGCGCCAGCGGGGAGAGCCTGAGGCCTCCGCATGCCGGGCACGGGGCGTCTTCCTGGTCGTTAAGCCCGGACCCCTGGCAGGCCGGACAGGCGCCCAGGGGGGAGTTGAAGGAAAAATGGCGGGGCGTAAGCTGGGGGAGCAGGAAGCCCGTTTCCGGATTGCGGTAACGGGTATGGAAGGCCTGTACGGCTGGTTCCCCTCCCGGGCGGGTAATGATGGCCCGCACCTCGTCCGGGTTGATGCGGAGAGCCGTTTGCAGGGAGTCCGCCACGCGGGAGGCCGTGCCTTCCCCTCTGACGATGATGCGGTCAATGACCAGGGCAGCGTCCGGCGGGGACGGGGAGGGGGATTCTATTTCCTCAATATCCCGCATTTTCCCGTTCCAGTAAACCCGCAGAAAGCCCTGGCGCTGAAAATCCCCCAGCGTGGCCGCCGGGTCCTGGGCCAGCAGGGCTTCCGCCGGAGCCGCCAGCACCAGGCGCGTTTGTTCCGGCAGGG
This DNA window, taken from Akkermansia muciniphila, encodes the following:
- a CDS encoding tetratricopeptide repeat protein yields the protein MLSQCGTCEMNDASNNRGELENTVSTYSVDIETLQQTALKGDPQALFQLAISYEQGRGVVENQQEAFYCYQQAAELGHVTAQLNLGWAYSNGIGAPQDNDKAFYWYQKAAEQGHPTAQFDLGFCYINGLGVEKDEHQAISWYKKAAEQGHAVAQLNLGWIYANSNSQKNWEQAVYWYQQAAEQGDPRAQYNLAWCYGNGSGTPKNPQKAAYWYEEAATQNHATAQYNLGWCYENGFGVQPNLDKALVWYHKSALQGQITAQYTLGWCYGNGRGMEVDMAKAVYWYTKAAEQGHTTAQLNLGWCHLNGKGTPVNREEALKWYLKAAEQGNATAMFNVGNCYAHGYGIEQNDEQAAAWYQKAVKHGNKKAASALRHLASKQEKEKSPDAQA
- a CDS encoding excinuclease ABC subunit UvrA; this encodes MNLPISIRGARQHNLRNLDLDLPSNKLIVFSGPSGSGKSSLAFDTLFSESRRRFLDCLSARARQGMEQPEKPEVDSITGLPPALCLEQSVRQQSSRTLLGSITEILDYLRILYAAAGTPHDPETGKELVRKSPDRITEELVSLPEQTRLVLAAPAEALLAQDPAATLGDFQRQGFLRVYWNGKMRDIEEIESPSPSPPDAALVIDRIIVRGEGTASRVADSLQTALRINPDEVRAIITRPGGEPAVQAFHTRYRNPETGFLLPQLTPRHFSFNSPLGACPACQGSGLNDQEDAPCPACGGLRLSPLALAVTMRTPSRAYNLAELTALPLEDMAGEAERLETPASLAAALNPLMAEINKRIRFLNELGLSYLSLDRQANTLSGGELQRARLASQLGGALSGVLYILDEPTAGLHPSDTDRLLHALQSLRDQGNTVLVVEHDEQILNAADHLVDMGPGSGANGGRILAQGTLPEILENAESPTGAWLSGKRNMPASAHSALPASRLILAGASKHNLNNVTLNIPVGTLTCISGPSGSGKSTLVRDCLIPAVKQDLTGKRGVPRIVQGSEHLNRLVVIDQSPIGKTPRSTPATATGLLQVLRPLYAQLPLSKQRGYTAARFSPNIRGGRCERCLGTGMIEVDMNFLGNVTMPCDACQGQCYNRETLEVTWKGKSIAQALALTVDEAADFFSSLPKATAILKSMQDVGLGYLSLNRRADTLSGGESQRIKIAAELAKAPAWKLAEDGKRALFILDEPTSGLHFNEVALLLTALFRLRAAGHTVLCVEHHKDLLNAADYLVDMGPGAGRHGGNIVAEGSPAAVAAMPEAPTSRWLSSH